The Treponema phagedenis DNA segment CTTATCCTTACTGCCATTCGGTTGCGGACAACCAGTAATTAAAACCACTGCACTAATTATTAAAACTAATGCTCCAATCATTGAAACTAATCTTTTCTGTTTCATTTCGACCTTCCTTCCGCAATATCCTTTTTTATTGCGAGTTTTATTTTTCGGTCGAAAGGCTGTTTCGATTGGTTCCGCACCTGCCTGCCTCAAGGCAGGTCAATCTAACATCCTTTCGACCCTTCCTCATTATACCACACAAAATAACTTTTTGCAAGCTAAATTGAAATAACTACAAAACAACTAAATTTTTCTACAATAATACTTATCAATATATACAACCGACCGGCAGATTAGACCTATCTTCACTAAAACCGAAAATATCAAAATCACATCCTATCAATGGGGCTTTGCACACCAAGCCCTCCGCGGTTCAAGACATGCGTGTAGACCATAGTTGTTTTGACATCGCTGTGTCCGAGCAGTTCTTGGATTGTGCGGATGTCATAACCGGCTTCCAATAGGTGCGTTGCAAACGAGTGGCGGAAAGTGTGGCAGCCGATTGGTTTCGGGATACCCGAACGTAAAACCGCTTCGTGCAGGGTACGCTGAATCACTGACGGATCGATATGATGCCTTCCCTGCTCGCCTGTTTCGCTATTCCGCCATCGGCGCGCTTGGGGAAACACCCACTGCCAGGCCCAAGTTTTACCGGCATTGGGATATTTTTTTGCAAGAGAAAACGGGAGCGGCACGGAACCGAAGCCGTCCTTACAATCTGCTTCATGGATACGGCGGACATTTTCCAAATGCTTTTGAAGCGGAAATTTTAAGGATACCGGCAGCATGGTTTTACGGTCTTTCGCTCCCTTTCCGTTATGTATGGCGATCTCGTTTTTATCAAAGTCTATATCCTGGACCCTTAGCCGTAAGGCTTCCATCAGCCGCATTCCGGTTCCATAAAGCAGACGAATACAAAGACTATAATCGTTGTCAGGCAAAAGAGAAAATATCTTTGCCGTTTCCTCCCTGCTCATCACTGCGGGAAGTTTTTTAGACTTTTTTGCACGGACTATATTTTCCGGAGTATTTATAGTTAAGCCTAAGATATTTTTATAGAGAAACAAAAGAGCGGCAAGAGCCTGATTTTGACTTGAAGCTGCAGCCTTTTCTTTTACCGCAAGACGGCTTACAAAGGAATTTATTTCCGCATCGGAAAGAGCTTTCAGATTTTTACCTTTATTTTCGCGGATAAAGCGGCTTATCCAATGGCTGTACGCCTCTCTTGTACGTTTACTATAGTGCTTGGCAGCAATAACTTCATCCAGCTTACTTAAAATATCGCGAAGCCGGAGAGAAGCCGGCTTATTGCTTTCCGCAGCAGTTTCCGTATTCACAGGCGCAAAATCATAAGCGGCATGATTTTTAGCGGCAAAACCGGAATCCGCCATACAAATCCCGTTATAATAAAGATTGTTTAGTAAAATATCACAAGAATTACGGTCGGCGGGGATAATCCAAACTTGTTTATCGGGTAACCAAGTTCTTCCCGGTACTTTTTTTATTGCTTGGAGTACTTTAGAAAAATTCTCTCCTTGAGCTTTAAAATTTACCGACAAAGCTTTATTTTCATAAGGCTTAATTTCAACAAACATACACTACTCCTGATAAAAATTTTTTATAGAAAATAATAGTTTTCCATTATTATAACGGGGCGGCAGATAAGCTGCAAGAAGCGAGAAAGCCTTTAGGCTTTTGAGTTTCGCCGTCAGCTTAATCCGCATGTTGGACGGCGCTTGCGCCGGACGACAGGCGGATGTTCCGCCGCCTGTTGAACGGACGCTGTGCGTCCGTTCAACATCCGCTTAACCTGCATTTGCGGCTTGTCCGCAATGTCAGGTTGAAGCGGGTGTTAGGTTTCCCATATCCATATAATGTAATCTTATACCTTAAACTTCTCTACTTCCGTAGTTAAGTTATCAATTGAATCTTTATTCCGTTGTGTAATCTCATTGACTTCTTGTACAGCATTGCTTATTTGTACCGCACCGCTTGCCATTTCATTCATACTGTCGGTAATGATGCGTGTTAAATTATCAAGATTCCGCATTTCATCGGCAACTTGTTCACCGCCGCGGAGCATTTCAGCAGAACCTGCTTGTACTTCTTGCGTTACGGAATTAATCGCTTTAATCGCAGATAAAACTTCATAGCTGCCGTTTTCCTGCTCTTTCATTGCAGTCATAAGGTTAGCACTCATTGTTTTTACCTGCTCTGACAGCGTAAAAATTGCATTGAATTTTTCTTCGACCGTTTTGGAAGACTTTGCCAAAGTTTCAATTTCCGCTCCGAGTGTTTTCAGTGTTACGGTAATGTTTTTTCCTTGAGCCGAAGATTCTTCCGCCAATTTTCTGATTTCGTCAGCAACAACGGCAAATCCTTTTCCCGCATCTCCTGCATGAGCCGCTTCGATTGCAGCATTCATTGCCAAAAGGTTTGTCTGGCTTGCTATATTTTGAATAACATTACTCGCTTCAATCAGACCGCCTGACTCTTCTGCAATCTTCTGTGTTACACTATTTGAAGTTACGACGGCATCTTTTCCGTCGCCGGTTGCTTGTGCAAGTTCTTTAATGGAATCATCGGTTTTATCAATTGTCTGCGTAATAGAAGAGATATTTGCAACCATTTCTTCAATTGAAGATGAAGAGCGAGCAACCGATGCCGCTTGCGTTTCAATACTGCCGTTCAACTGTTTTATTGTGCGGATAATTTCTTCCATCGTGGCAGCTGTTTCGGTAACACCTGCTGCTTGGGTCATAGTCTGCTGTTTTACCCCGTTGATGTTCTCACTGATTTGATGAATGGAACTTGCCGTTTCTTCTGCATTGGTTGAAAGAATTGTCCCGACTTCGTTCATCGTATTTGTATTATTTTTAATACTGGAAAGGAGAGCAACAGTATTTTTATGGAAAATATTTAACTGCATTGCAAGAATACCGAATACATCCCGACGTTTTATTTCTAATTTATCAACAATAAAATTTCCTACTGCAAGCGTATCGGTAAAATTCATCACTTCGTTTATGCTATTATTTATTCCCGTATACAGTGTATAATTTATAAAAAGAGCACCGGAAAGCGTCAGTATAGCGATTGGAATAATCATTTTCAAAGTCTGTATAAGAGTTAAACCGTTATAAAGCATTCCAATAAACGGATCAATGCACAAAAAAATGAGACCACCAAAAAGAAAAAAACTTACCAGCATATTGCGAAGAATATAGGACATGGTAATATGCTTTTTTTCAAATGGTAAAAATTTCAAATAGGCTTCAAGTTTATGTGTCCACAATATGTAGAAAAAAACCGAAGCAAAATCCAAACAGCCAACAGCACCCAAAACACACGCAATGATTTTTTCGATAGAATGTATGCCGAGCCACAATAGCGTAGCAATTGGAGTCGCCAAAGTAAGAATAATAGGAGCAAGCAAACTCAGTTTAGAATACAGAGCTAACACTTTGTTAGCTTTATCTACACCGCCGACATCCGTTTTATATGTTTTCAACATATTTATGAACATTCTATATAACACAGTCGGTATTGTTACATTGAAAACAAGGACAACAAGCGTAGGAAATGCCGTTAAGAATTTTGCAAGTTCTTCTACCGGAATTATCTTTGTGTACCACGCATACAAAAAACCAAATCCAAATAATCCGTTAAAGATTAAAAAATTAAGTATAAATACGGATTTCGGGGGGGGGGGGGGGGGGGGGGATAATATAGTTATTTTTGTTCATTTTGTCAAGCTCCTTTATGCTTAAAATTTTTATTTTTTTATATGTTAATATATATTCACTGCTGTCCAATTAAGTAATAAGATCTTTTAAAGAGTTAAGAGCTGTGTTATAATAGTTTTTGGACAAACATACATACCACAAGGACTTAACTCATGTATCATTGTACTACAATTTTAACACAATTGCTACACCTTACTGACCAACTTGGCTTTAAAAAAATCAGTGCCGAAGAACAAGCAGATAAGCGATATCGACATTTTTCAGCACGTACTCAGCTGTTTACCATGGTCTTTGCACAATTAACAAAACAGAATAGTTTACGTTCAATTGAGCACGCAATATCCAGTGATAATGATTTATATCATGCAGGCATTACCGCAAAAATCACCCGAACAAATCTTGCCCATGCAAATGAATATAGACCAAGTATCATATTTGAAAAATTTTACTTTCATGTGCTTAAGTATTACACAAAGCTCGTAAACAAACCAGTGAATATATTCGGCAAGCATACCAAGCTCATCGATGCAACAACCATCTCATTGAATATTAAGCAATACAAATGGGCAAAATTTAGAAGCACAAAGAGCGGAATAAAAATACATACCCGTTTTGATTATGAAGCAAACTGTGCTGATTATCTTTTTATCACCAATGCGAAAGAACATGAAAACAATACGCTTAAAAACATGCACCTAACAAAACAGGATATTGCTGTTTTTGATCGAGGTTATTTTAATAAGAAACAGTTCTATGAGTTTACAAAGAGTGAAATATCCTTTGTAACAAGACTTAAATCAAATGTTATATACACCGTAGTTGATCGATATGCCGTAAGCGGACATGAAAATGATACGTATAAAATTATCAGTGATGAGAAAATTACTCTGAATGTGAGTATTTCAAAAAAGAAGGAAAGCGTGGTAACACTACGAAAAATCATCTCAAAAGATTTGCAGTCAAAAAAGAAAATAGTATTGCTGACAAATTTGTTTGAAATAGATTCTCTTGAGGTAGCTGAACTGTATAAAAAAAGATGGACCATTGAATTATTCTTCAAGATGATAAAACAGAATCTGAAAATTAAGAAATTTTATGGACATAGCGAAAATGCGGTCAAGACACAGATATGGATTGCCGTTATTACGCATATGCTCTTTTTAATTTTACAAGCTGAAACCAACTATAGGCAAAGGAGCTTTTCATATTTTTGTTCTGAAATTTCTGTCGTACTGTTTCTGCATCGCAGTCTTAAAAAATGGTTTTGTGGTGATCATGAAAAACCAGTTCCTAAATTAATTCACCATCCTAATACCTCAGAGCTTTCTCAAAAGCCTCCAAGTTAATTGGACAGCAGTGATGTAAACCAAAAGCCCTTTGTTCTTGATAAGTTGGTTGAACTTTCCATTATTCAAAGCACTGAAAGTTCAAACAGAATTGAAGGGATTTATACGTCTGATACAAGAATAAAAGACTTGGTATTGAAAAAAGTTGTGCCGAAAAACCGCGATGAAGAGGAAATACTTGGATATCAAGATGTATTGCGCACAATTCATGAAAGCTTTGAATACATCGATATAAGTTCTTCCATTATATTGCAATTGCACCGAGATTTATATAAGTTCTCACAAAAATCAATCGGCGGACGATTTAAGAACACACAAAATTATATTTCAGAAACAAAAGCAAACGGTTCAAACGAAATACTATTTACACCGCTCTCGCCATACGAAACACCGGCAGCAATTGATGAGATATGTAAAAACTATAATCAAGCAATTGACGATAATACCATAAATCCTCTTATACTGATACCTACTTTTATCCATGACTTTTTATGCATTCATCCTTTTAATGACGGAAACGGAAGAATGAGCCGGCTGTTGACGACGCTTCTTTTATATAAATTAGGATTTTTCGTAGGACGATATATCAGCTTAGAAGAAAAAATAGAAAAAAGTAAAAATATTTATTACGACGTTTTAGAAGAAAGCGGAATCAATTGGCATGAGAACAATGAAAACACAGAGCCGTTTATAAAATATATTTTGGGAATTATTATTGCAGCATATAGAGACTTTGAAGACCGAGTTGATATTTTCAGTTCTAAGTCATCAGCATACGAAAAAGTACAGCATGCCGTTAAAATGAAAATAGGGAAATTTACAAAAAGCGATATCATGGAATTGTGTCCGTCTATAAGTTCGGCATCCATTGAAAACTCACTGACAAAATTAGTTGAAGAAAATATTTTGGAAAGACACGGAAAAGGAAGAGGCACCTATTATGTTAAAAACTAATGCAAGGTTTTTCTGAAAATATATTTTTTGATTTGTGATTACCCACCGCAACAAGAACCTGCCATATTTCATGCGTAAGTCCCGGTACTGTAAGTTCTTGTTATTAAGCACCCGTTTGTGTTAGAACAGTGTTAGAATAATAATAGAATGGTAATAGAAACCATTCATCAGCGGGAAAAACACTTTGTATAAAAAGCCGGTAAAGGGGTAAGAGGAATTTTATAATAGCGTCCCTTCAGAAAGGATGTCTACATAGCTACTATATACATACTGCTTATATCTTTTCTTATCTTCAACTAAGGCTAAAATTGTAAGCTCTGTTAGGATTTCCAGTAATTTGGCCACAGTCGGTTTGCTTGAATTTAAAAGTAATCGAATATCTTCTGTTTCAACAAAGGGATGCTTCAATAAATAATCGTATACTAAAAGTAAATTTGAAATATTTCCGTTTGGTACATTACGAATTTTTTCCATATCCTTTTTTTTAAGTGCAACAATCTTTTGAATAGATGAAATCGCATTTTCGGATACTTCACAAATACCACTGATAAAAAACTTAATCCAGTTTTCAAACTCTCCCTTCATCCGGACATTATTTAAAAGCTCATAGTATCTGTTTCTGTTCTTTTTAAAAAAGTAACTCAAATACAACACGGGATATTCTACCAAGCCTATCTCTTTTAAAAACAAGACGATGAGTAATCTTCCCATTCTGCCATTTCCGTCTAAAAACGGATGGATTGTTTCAAACTGATAATGAATTAAAGCTGCTTTTATTATCTCTGAAATGGAATCGTCTTCGTTAATATACTTTTCCAAATCACTTAAGGCACCTTCCATATCTTCCGGAGACGGCGGAACAAAACTTGCGGTATTCAGTGTGCACCCCGCATACCCAATCCAATTTTGCGACTTTCGGAATTCGCCCGGCGTTTTTTCATTTCCTCTGACATTCGATAAAAGAATGGAATGTGTTTCTCTGATTAACCGCATACATAAGGGTAAATCTTGTAATCTTTTAAATGCGTAGTTTGCAGCCTTTATATAGTTTACAATTTCTTCCGTTTCTTTTATCTTTCCGTTCTTTTGCTCCTTCTGCAAAACATCAATGAGTGAGGCTTGCGTTCCTTCAATTTGCGAGCTGATGACAGCTTCTTTTTGTACGTACATTGATACAAAAAGATCGATATCAGGCAGGGTAATCGCCATGCCGTCTAATCTTCCCAAAAGCAAATATGCTTTATTGAGCAAAAGATTCATTTCGGCGTCTATATTAATTTCTACATTTGTCAAATTATTCGGGATAAAACATTCATAATCAGTCGGCATTCTTTTTAATTTTCCTGCTCGATTTGTTTCTACCTTCATATTAAAACCCTCTAAGTTAAATTTATTTTACTTACGATGAGCATACTTGTTCTAAGTAAAAAAATCAAGCATTTTCTTTGCTTAGAATGGCCGTGAGCTTTATAAGTAAGATGTTTTACCTGATGTCCGGGGGGCTTGCGCTTTCATGCTACTATAGCGTTTTTTAATAAGTCGATTATATTTTCATCTTACCCAAAACGTAAAAATTTTATAAAAGAGAGCTCGGCACGGCGCAAGGGCGAGCAATTTACCATAGGAATGCTTAAATCCGCAGCCCCTTATTGTTGATACTCCGATTTTTATAGCAGTAACAGGAAGTTAATTATAAAACACTACACTACATAAACTGTTTGAGTAATGGAAGCTTGCGTTAGGCGGACGGAGGGCGGCGAAGCATTTTTTCAAAAATGCGAAGCCGGATCGTTTTTGCGCGCTCAAAATAGCGCAAAAACAGCCGAAGCGACAGCGGAGCCCGTAGTACGCCGGCGGTTTGTAAGTATTCAGCTCCGGCAAGACGCAAGGTGAAGCCGGCTTTCTGTAAGCTTCAAACCGCAACGCCATAAATGTGCGATCTTTATTCTTCATGCGTACGCCCTGATGGTACCTCACCCATCTACCCCATCCGCCCGTTTTATGCTAAACTGAAGCTCCTATAAGTTGTATTAAAGAGGGCGAAAAAGAGTGGACGGAAAATGGCATTTAAACAGAGCGGGTTTGCTGAACTATTGGTACTTTGATGAAATGTATTTTAATTTTGCAGACGGGAAGGTTTTGTTTCGCGGTGCGAACGGCAGCGGGAAGTCCGTAACGACGGCGAGCTTGTTTCCTGTTTTGCTTGACGGGAACACCGCTCCCAACCGGCTTGACCCCTTCGGCTCTACAGCGCGAAAAATCGAAGACTACTTATTGGGCGAAAAGGAAATCAGTAATATCGAAGATCGGACGGGCTATTTATTTGCGGAGTACAAAAGAGAAAACAGCTCACAGTATATTACAACCGGAATCGGTATCCGAGCAAAGCGGGGAAAGTCGTTGGATAAATGGTACTTTATCATTCTTGACGGCAGCCGCGTGGGAATTAACTTTGAACTTCAGCATAGTTTGGGAAGGGGGCGATATCAGCCGTATTCAAAAAAAGAATTGGAAAACCGATTAGCCGGCGGCGGCATGATTACCGATAAAATGAAAGACTACGCCGAATGGGTAAACGAAAAAATTTACGGCTTTAACAATACTGAAATCTTTAAAGAAATGATTAAGCTTTTGGTTGAAATACGCAAGCCGAAACTCTCAAAAGATTTTACGCCGACGGTGATTTATTCTATTTTGGAAAATTCACTTCCCGGTTTAAAAGATGAAGCCTTGCAGCCTGTTTCAGAAACGCTTGAAAATATTGACCAAATTAAAAATCAGCTTGAGGGCGCAAACAGCGATTATGAAAAGCTCAGTCTAATTATGAAAAAATACGAAGCGTACAATCGCTCCTTTGTTGAAAAGCTTGCTCATTATGCGCATAAAACCGGAAACACATATGTGCAGCTTACAAAAGAAGATAAAGCCTTGACGGACAGCATCGAAAAATTGACAGCGCTTATTTCCGCCAAGGGAGATGAGCAGACGGAAGCGCTACAGGAAAGGAAGGCGTTGGAAGAAGCTTTAGATCGGCTTAAAACCCATGACGTGTTTAAACTTCAAAATGAAATGTTACAAGAACAAAGCCGCACGGAAGAGCTTAAGCAAAAAGAAAAAAATCTGCAAGGACAGTATACGCAAAGCATGAATGCGTATCGTGATGAGCAAAACAAATTTGATTCACTGCAAAAAAGAATTGCGGAAAGCGAAGAGGAAAAGCAACTCGCCTTTGAAAATTTAAATGCGTATTCCGCTGACACAGGCTTTAAGGATGAGCAT contains these protein-coding regions:
- a CDS encoding integron integrase, whose product is MFVEIKPYENKALSVNFKAQGENFSKVLQAIKKVPGRTWLPDKQVWIIPADRNSCDILLNNLYYNGICMADSGFAAKNHAAYDFAPVNTETAAESNKPASLRLRDILSKLDEVIAAKHYSKRTREAYSHWISRFIRENKGKNLKALSDAEINSFVSRLAVKEKAAASSQNQALAALLFLYKNILGLTINTPENIVRAKKSKKLPAVMSREETAKIFSLLPDNDYSLCIRLLYGTGMRLMEALRLRVQDIDFDKNEIAIHNGKGAKDRKTMLPVSLKFPLQKHLENVRRIHEADCKDGFGSVPLPFSLAKKYPNAGKTWAWQWVFPQARRWRNSETGEQGRHHIDPSVIQRTLHEAVLRSGIPKPIGCHTFRHSFATHLLEAGYDIRTIQELLGHSDVKTTMVYTHVLNRGGLGVQSPIDRM
- a CDS encoding methyl-accepting chemotaxis protein, giving the protein MLKTYKTDVGGVDKANKVLALYSKLSLLAPIILTLATPIATLLWLGIHSIEKIIACVLGAVGCLDFASVFFYILWTHKLEAYLKFLPFEKKHITMSYILRNMLVSFFLFGGLIFLCIDPFIGMLYNGLTLIQTLKMIIPIAILTLSGALFINYTLYTGINNSINEVMNFTDTLAVGNFIVDKLEIKRRDVFGILAMQLNIFHKNTVALLSSIKNNTNTMNEVGTILSTNAEETASSIHQISENINGVKQQTMTQAAGVTETAATMEEIIRTIKQLNGSIETQAASVARSSSSIEEMVANISSITQTIDKTDDSIKELAQATGDGKDAVVTSNSVTQKIAEESGGLIEASNVIQNIASQTNLLAMNAAIEAAHAGDAGKGFAVVADEIRKLAEESSAQGKNITVTLKTLGAEIETLAKSSKTVEEKFNAIFTLSEQVKTMSANLMTAMKEQENGSYEVLSAIKAINSVTQEVQAGSAEMLRGGEQVADEMRNLDNLTRIITDSMNEMASGAVQISNAVQEVNEITQRNKDSIDNLTTEVEKFKV
- a CDS encoding IS4 family transposase, encoding MYHCTTILTQLLHLTDQLGFKKISAEEQADKRYRHFSARTQLFTMVFAQLTKQNSLRSIEHAISSDNDLYHAGITAKITRTNLAHANEYRPSIIFEKFYFHVLKYYTKLVNKPVNIFGKHTKLIDATTISLNIKQYKWAKFRSTKSGIKIHTRFDYEANCADYLFITNAKEHENNTLKNMHLTKQDIAVFDRGYFNKKQFYEFTKSEISFVTRLKSNVIYTVVDRYAVSGHENDTYKIISDEKITLNVSISKKKESVVTLRKIISKDLQSKKKIVLLTNLFEIDSLEVAELYKKRWTIELFFKMIKQNLKIKKFYGHSENAVKTQIWIAVITHMLFLILQAETNYRQRSFSYFCSEISVVLFLHRSLKKWFCGDHEKPVPKLIHHPNTSELSQKPPS
- a CDS encoding Fic family protein; amino-acid sequence: MDSSDVNQKPFVLDKLVELSIIQSTESSNRIEGIYTSDTRIKDLVLKKVVPKNRDEEEILGYQDVLRTIHESFEYIDISSSIILQLHRDLYKFSQKSIGGRFKNTQNYISETKANGSNEILFTPLSPYETPAAIDEICKNYNQAIDDNTINPLILIPTFIHDFLCIHPFNDGNGRMSRLLTTLLLYKLGFFVGRYISLEEKIEKSKNIYYDVLEESGINWHENNENTEPFIKYILGIIIAAYRDFEDRVDIFSSKSSAYEKVQHAVKMKIGKFTKSDIMELCPSISSASIENSLTKLVEENILERHGKGRGTYYVKN
- a CDS encoding Fic family protein produces the protein MKVETNRAGKLKRMPTDYECFIPNNLTNVEINIDAEMNLLLNKAYLLLGRLDGMAITLPDIDLFVSMYVQKEAVISSQIEGTQASLIDVLQKEQKNGKIKETEEIVNYIKAANYAFKRLQDLPLCMRLIRETHSILLSNVRGNEKTPGEFRKSQNWIGYAGCTLNTASFVPPSPEDMEGALSDLEKYINEDDSISEIIKAALIHYQFETIHPFLDGNGRMGRLLIVLFLKEIGLVEYPVLYLSYFFKKNRNRYYELLNNVRMKGEFENWIKFFISGICEVSENAISSIQKIVALKKKDMEKIRNVPNGNISNLLLVYDYLLKHPFVETEDIRLLLNSSKPTVAKLLEILTELTILALVEDKKRYKQYVYSSYVDILSEGTLL